One genomic segment of Pseudomonas chlororaphis subsp. aurantiaca includes these proteins:
- a CDS encoding DUF1073 domain-containing protein: protein MSKRHQLNARAAKVNQQTDVARKSFMTGDSFQNFTARVGLGTANQNSGSSYGFTFVSRNRIQMEAVYRSSWLAGRAVDCRAKDMTREGIEFNSVMPPEEKDKLSRAFERLQIWKGLCDNEKWSRLYGGSIAVMLIDGQRPETELRLDTIGPGQFKGLLVLDRWLVQPSLENLVTEYGPNLGKPKFYTVVADAQALINQKIHYSRVIRREGVELPYWQRIAENGWGQSVLERLWDRLIAFDSVTSGTAQLVYKAHLRTYKVEKLRDLIALGGKSLEALLKNIDMIRQFQSNEGLTLMDASDTFETHQYSFSGLSDVIDKFGEQVCGAVETPDVILFGQSPGGIGNDDDSVRIYYDGIKADQDSALRPGVTTLCDVIARSELGKPLPEGFAFDFVPLWQLSDTEKADVGAKDTASVVQAFDSGIVDRGTALKELRQSSNTTGLWSNITDEEITEAENEPPPVPGEKDLIDAPENPGQKAKPESGQDE, encoded by the coding sequence ATGAGCAAGCGGCACCAACTCAATGCCAGGGCTGCCAAGGTCAATCAGCAGACTGACGTGGCGCGCAAGTCGTTCATGACCGGCGATAGCTTCCAAAACTTCACCGCTCGTGTAGGGCTTGGCACCGCCAACCAGAACAGCGGCAGTAGCTACGGGTTTACCTTCGTCAGCCGAAACCGCATCCAGATGGAAGCGGTGTATCGGTCCAGCTGGCTTGCTGGTCGTGCTGTTGACTGTCGCGCCAAGGATATGACCCGCGAGGGCATCGAGTTCAACTCGGTGATGCCTCCAGAGGAAAAGGACAAGCTGTCCCGCGCCTTCGAGCGTCTCCAGATCTGGAAGGGCTTGTGCGACAACGAGAAGTGGTCACGTCTTTATGGCGGCTCCATCGCCGTGATGCTGATCGATGGGCAGCGTCCGGAAACTGAGTTGCGCCTAGATACGATCGGCCCTGGTCAGTTCAAAGGGTTGTTGGTGCTGGACCGCTGGCTGGTTCAGCCATCGCTCGAGAATCTGGTTACCGAATACGGTCCGAACCTCGGAAAACCGAAGTTCTACACCGTGGTTGCTGATGCCCAGGCGCTGATAAACCAGAAGATTCACTACTCTCGGGTGATTCGCCGTGAAGGTGTCGAGTTGCCGTACTGGCAGCGCATTGCTGAAAACGGTTGGGGGCAGTCAGTGCTTGAGCGCTTGTGGGATCGCCTGATCGCGTTCGACAGTGTTACGTCTGGGACTGCCCAGCTCGTCTACAAGGCTCATTTGCGGACATACAAGGTTGAAAAACTCCGTGATCTGATCGCCCTCGGCGGTAAGTCTCTTGAGGCTCTGCTCAAGAACATCGACATGATTCGCCAGTTCCAGAGCAATGAGGGGCTGACCCTCATGGACGCCTCTGACACGTTCGAAACGCATCAATACAGCTTTAGTGGCTTGTCCGACGTGATCGACAAGTTCGGCGAGCAGGTGTGCGGGGCTGTTGAAACCCCTGACGTCATTCTCTTCGGCCAGTCTCCTGGTGGGATAGGTAATGACGATGACAGCGTGCGCATCTACTACGACGGCATCAAGGCTGATCAGGATTCGGCCCTGCGGCCTGGTGTGACCACACTGTGCGACGTCATCGCCCGTTCTGAGCTTGGCAAGCCGTTGCCGGAAGGGTTTGCGTTCGACTTCGTGCCGCTGTGGCAGCTCAGCGATACCGAGAAGGCCGATGTCGGCGCCAAGGACACTGCATCTGTGGTGCAGGCATTCGATTCCGGGATTGTCGACCGCGGCACCGCTCTCAAAGAGCTGCGCCAGTCCAGCAATACCACGGGGCTCTGGTCGAACATTACAGACGAAGAAATCACAGAGGCCGAAAACGAGCCGCCTCCAGTCCCTGGCGAAAAGGATCTGATCGATGCGCCTGAAAACCCGGGACAAAAAGCGAAGCCGGAATCCGGTCAGGACGAATAG
- the terL gene encoding phage terminase large subunit, translating into MSNLSSLSISPQLLDLTSIKNERARRGLLQFTLRTKPDFVEGWFNREVAAALQQFYYDVERGLQPRLMIFAPPRSGKSELFSRRFPAWALGKNPDLQMIACSYASDLASRMSRDVQRIIDDDAYHSIFPDTCLNGKRVVTVTGTALRNSEIFEIVGHSGAYRSAGVGAGITGMGADIGIIDDPVKDAKEANSETVRAAIWDWYTTTFYTRLSPKSGILLGMTRWHSDDLAGRLLEQMENGEGDNWKVVSFPAIAEEDEVYRKAGEALHPERYPLERLAKIKQAIGSHAWNALYQQRPTTKGGGLIHSAWFIRYRTLPRIEYRVIYADTAQKTGERNDYTVFQCWGFGEDRRIYLIDQLRGKWEAPDLRKRATEFWNKHAAQLDVGYLRSFMVEDKASGTGLIQDIRSLGGIPISGIERTKDKLTRVMDVLGYIESSNVCIPEGAPFTSDFITECEAFTADDSHLHDDQIDPMCDAINDMLGSQSSLAVWGRL; encoded by the coding sequence ATGAGCAACTTGAGCAGCTTGAGCATATCGCCGCAGCTGCTCGACCTGACGTCGATCAAAAATGAGCGAGCGCGCCGGGGTCTTCTCCAGTTCACGTTAAGGACGAAGCCTGACTTTGTTGAGGGATGGTTCAACCGCGAAGTAGCGGCGGCTCTTCAGCAGTTTTACTACGACGTCGAGCGCGGCTTGCAACCCAGGCTGATGATCTTTGCCCCGCCACGTAGCGGCAAGTCTGAATTGTTCAGTCGCCGCTTCCCCGCCTGGGCGCTCGGCAAGAACCCAGATTTGCAGATGATCGCTTGTTCGTATGCCTCGGACCTAGCGAGCCGGATGAGCCGTGATGTGCAGCGCATCATTGATGATGACGCATACCACAGCATTTTCCCGGACACCTGCCTGAATGGTAAGCGCGTAGTGACCGTAACCGGTACCGCGCTGCGTAACAGCGAGATTTTTGAGATTGTTGGTCACTCCGGTGCGTACCGTAGTGCGGGTGTTGGCGCGGGCATCACCGGCATGGGCGCCGACATCGGCATCATCGATGACCCGGTCAAGGACGCCAAGGAGGCGAATAGCGAGACGGTCAGGGCCGCCATTTGGGACTGGTACACAACCACGTTCTACACGCGACTGTCGCCCAAGAGCGGGATTCTGCTCGGCATGACCCGCTGGCACTCCGACGACCTAGCCGGGCGGCTGCTGGAGCAAATGGAGAACGGTGAGGGCGACAACTGGAAGGTTGTGAGCTTCCCAGCCATCGCCGAAGAGGATGAGGTCTACCGGAAGGCTGGCGAGGCGCTGCACCCTGAGCGGTACCCTCTGGAGCGTCTAGCTAAGATCAAACAGGCCATTGGCTCGCATGCCTGGAACGCGCTCTACCAGCAGCGGCCCACCACCAAGGGCGGCGGCCTAATCCACTCGGCCTGGTTCATTCGCTACCGCACGCTGCCACGCATCGAGTACCGCGTAATTTACGCAGACACCGCGCAGAAGACCGGCGAGCGCAATGATTACACTGTGTTCCAGTGCTGGGGGTTTGGGGAGGATCGCCGGATATATCTGATCGACCAGCTGCGCGGAAAGTGGGAAGCACCGGACCTGCGCAAGCGCGCCACCGAATTCTGGAACAAGCACGCCGCCCAACTGGACGTTGGCTATCTTCGCTCGTTCATGGTGGAAGACAAGGCCAGCGGAACCGGCCTCATCCAAGATATTCGCAGCCTGGGCGGTATCCCGATCTCGGGCATCGAGCGGACCAAGGACAAGCTCACCAGGGTTATGGATGTGCTGGGTTACATCGAGTCCAGTAACGTCTGCATCCCCGAAGGCGCCCCGTTCACATCCGACTTCATCACCGAGTGCGAGGCTTTCACGGCTGACGACAGCCACCTCCACGACGACCAAATAGACCCAATGTGCGATGCAATCAACGACATGCTTGGTAGCCAAAGCAGCCTTGCCGTGTGGGGAAGACTATGA
- a CDS encoding peptidase M48, Ste24p — MAEPASTTAAGVLLVKYGVFLGAFGGAILSLTFLQGLTRKQAVCAFFTGFASAIFCTPLAISFFKLEPGGETQYGVAFLIGLLAMNIIPGLRALARKFGATGAV, encoded by the coding sequence ATGGCAGAACCAGCAAGCACCACTGCTGCCGGCGTCCTGCTTGTGAAGTACGGCGTCTTTCTCGGCGCGTTTGGTGGGGCGATCCTTTCTCTGACCTTCTTGCAGGGCCTGACCCGTAAGCAAGCAGTCTGCGCATTCTTCACTGGGTTCGCCTCGGCAATCTTCTGTACGCCTCTGGCCATCAGCTTCTTCAAGCTCGAGCCTGGTGGCGAAACCCAATATGGCGTTGCCTTCCTGATCGGCCTGCTGGCCATGAACATCATTCCAGGCCTAAGAGCCTTGGCGAGGAAGTTTGGCGCCACAGGAGCGGTCTGA
- a CDS encoding oxidoreductase, with protein MSDRKVTDDQIIEALKIHTMPKAAEHLGIHIRTLRKRKSALARKGWSPEHDLTHAVPDGFHLKGASTLYKDGVQVMQWVKSSIDHERQRELMIAACQAMSEDLPQIDPVSGPISTLASLMAVYPIGDAHIGMRAWGEETQGDSWDMTEAVRVQCGAMAALVDLAPPAELAVIINLGDWFHADNMEGMTSRSGHIMDLDGRYAKMISVGMKVMRQCIASALKKHAKVRVINVVGNHDDTGALWMSVALSHTYENEPRVQIDRAPSAFHYIEHGRVLIGTHHGHTCKSERLPGVMAADQAEAWGRTKYRYWYLGHVHHQSVKEYAGVTVESFNTLTAKDAYAAFGGYRAQQNMKCIVMHSEFGEVARHTVSPDMLKEVAA; from the coding sequence ATGAGCGATCGCAAAGTAACAGACGACCAGATCATTGAGGCGCTCAAGATCCACACGATGCCAAAGGCTGCCGAGCACCTGGGAATCCACATCCGCACATTGCGCAAGCGCAAGTCGGCCTTGGCGCGCAAAGGGTGGAGTCCCGAGCACGATCTAACCCACGCCGTACCGGATGGCTTTCACCTCAAGGGCGCATCGACGCTCTATAAGGATGGCGTCCAGGTCATGCAATGGGTGAAGTCGAGCATTGACCACGAACGCCAGCGCGAACTGATGATTGCAGCCTGCCAGGCCATGTCCGAAGACCTTCCGCAAATCGACCCGGTTTCAGGGCCTATTTCGACCCTCGCTAGCCTTATGGCTGTCTATCCAATCGGGGATGCCCATATCGGCATGCGGGCCTGGGGGGAAGAAACGCAGGGCGATAGCTGGGACATGACCGAGGCCGTTCGTGTCCAGTGTGGCGCTATGGCGGCCTTGGTCGATCTGGCGCCGCCCGCAGAGCTGGCGGTAATTATCAACCTGGGCGACTGGTTCCATGCTGACAACATGGAAGGCATGACATCCCGCTCTGGCCACATCATGGACCTGGACGGCCGGTACGCGAAGATGATCAGTGTGGGGATGAAGGTGATGCGCCAATGCATCGCCTCGGCACTCAAGAAGCACGCCAAGGTCCGCGTGATAAACGTTGTAGGCAACCATGACGACACAGGCGCGCTATGGATGTCCGTAGCCCTGAGCCATACCTATGAGAATGAGCCCCGGGTACAGATCGATCGCGCCCCGTCAGCCTTCCACTACATCGAGCACGGTCGCGTTCTGATCGGCACCCACCACGGGCACACCTGCAAGTCAGAACGTCTCCCCGGCGTCATGGCGGCCGACCAGGCCGAAGCGTGGGGCCGCACCAAGTATCGCTACTGGTATCTCGGCCACGTCCACCACCAGAGCGTCAAAGAGTATGCCGGAGTCACCGTCGAGTCCTTCAACACCCTGACTGCCAAGGATGCCTACGCGGCCTTTGGAGGATATCGCGCCCAGCAGAACATGAAGTGCATCGTCATGCACTCAGAATTCGGCGAGGTAGCCCGTCATACCGTAAGCCCTGACATGTTGAAAGAGGTGGCAGCATGA
- a CDS encoding recombination protein NinG, with protein sequence MKVAIKQRRQKECGNPACGVKFTPVQLGQKVCGWACGLAIKGVNQERARKAIQQRERREIKASKERMKTRGDHFRETQTVFNEWIRLRDAALPCVSCGRHHEGQYHAGHYRTVGANPELRFEPLNVHKQCAPCNNHKSGDIVNYRIELVKRIGVELVEWLEGPHEPKRYTIEDLKAIKAKFRVLIREMKRAAA encoded by the coding sequence ATGAAGGTTGCCATCAAGCAGCGCCGCCAAAAGGAGTGCGGCAACCCGGCATGCGGCGTGAAGTTTACTCCGGTCCAGCTGGGCCAGAAGGTTTGCGGTTGGGCCTGCGGCCTGGCCATCAAGGGCGTGAACCAGGAAAGAGCGCGGAAGGCGATCCAGCAGCGTGAGCGCCGAGAGATCAAGGCGAGCAAGGAACGCATGAAGACCCGCGGCGATCACTTCCGGGAAACGCAGACGGTGTTCAACGAGTGGATCCGCCTGCGCGATGCCGCGTTGCCGTGTGTCAGCTGTGGACGCCATCACGAAGGCCAATACCACGCCGGCCACTACCGCACTGTAGGAGCGAACCCCGAACTTCGGTTCGAGCCGCTCAACGTCCACAAGCAGTGCGCGCCATGCAACAACCACAAGTCCGGCGACATCGTTAACTACCGCATTGAGCTGGTGAAGCGGATCGGGGTTGAACTGGTCGAGTGGCTAGAAGGGCCTCATGAGCCCAAGCGCTACACCATCGAAGACTTGAAGGCCATCAAGGCCAAGTTTCGGGTGTTGATACGCGAGATGAAGAGGGCTGCCGCATGA
- a CDS encoding recombination protein NinB, translated as MTNVIHKSRHFFATGHNRIRDVFKLAYLFAFDLSAIGAVEIIVRPVKSRRTLEQNAKLWAMLGDISRQAEWPVNGVMQKLDSEDWKALMTAAARQEIRMAQGINGGVVMLGESTKRMTVAELGDVIECMYAFGAEKGVVWSEPKGQMPEQWEAAA; from the coding sequence ATGACCAACGTAATCCATAAATCACGCCACTTCTTCGCCACTGGCCATAACCGCATCCGCGACGTGTTCAAGCTGGCCTATCTGTTTGCCTTCGACCTTTCTGCTATCGGCGCCGTCGAGATTATCGTCCGCCCCGTTAAGTCCCGCCGCACCTTGGAACAGAACGCGAAGCTCTGGGCGATGTTGGGCGACATTTCCCGTCAGGCTGAATGGCCGGTCAATGGAGTGATGCAGAAGCTCGACAGCGAGGACTGGAAGGCTCTGATGACTGCCGCGGCGCGCCAAGAGATCCGCATGGCCCAGGGCATCAATGGCGGCGTGGTCATGCTCGGCGAAAGCACCAAGCGCATGACCGTAGCTGAGCTGGGCGACGTGATCGAGTGCATGTATGCCTTCGGCGCCGAGAAGGGGGTGGTTTGGAGCGAACCGAAAGGGCAGATGCCTGAGCAATGGGAGGCGGCAGCATGA
- a CDS encoding ATP-binding protein has protein sequence MPSENVVAIPAPVYPPGTRIQSATCETHGEYEQKVYSVLGRDLRSGCPECSRIRAEGEEARKQAQESQLLRMRMAEKLGAALIPRRFMDKTFDQYVAKTAEQRKALNTCRKYAAEFQQIAESGRCLLLLGKPGTGKTHLAVAIANEIMATTTATAVYRTIGAVLQAIRATYDHTSDQSESQILSSLISPSLLILDEIGVSKEKPSDFELTTLFSIINGRYEELRPTVIVSNLDAKALPAAIGERCADRLREGGVIVIPFEWESQRGKEGF, from the coding sequence ATGCCTTCTGAAAACGTTGTTGCCATTCCCGCACCGGTCTATCCGCCAGGAACTCGAATCCAGTCGGCCACCTGTGAAACCCACGGCGAGTACGAGCAGAAGGTGTACTCGGTGCTTGGGCGCGACCTTAGATCCGGTTGTCCCGAGTGCAGCCGCATTCGAGCCGAGGGTGAGGAAGCCCGCAAGCAGGCCCAGGAATCGCAGCTTCTACGCATGCGCATGGCTGAAAAGCTCGGCGCCGCCCTGATTCCCAGGCGCTTCATGGACAAGACCTTCGACCAGTACGTAGCGAAGACCGCCGAACAGCGCAAGGCTCTGAACACCTGCCGCAAGTACGCCGCCGAGTTCCAGCAGATCGCCGAGTCTGGTCGCTGCCTGTTGCTGCTGGGAAAACCCGGAACCGGTAAGACCCACCTGGCCGTGGCAATCGCCAACGAGATCATGGCGACCACTACCGCCACAGCGGTGTATCGCACGATCGGCGCTGTACTCCAGGCCATTCGCGCCACCTACGACCACACCAGCGACCAGAGTGAAAGCCAGATCCTGTCGAGCCTCATCAGCCCATCGCTGCTGATCCTGGATGAGATCGGCGTGAGCAAGGAGAAGCCTAGCGACTTCGAGTTGACCACTCTGTTCTCAATCATCAACGGCCGCTACGAAGAGCTGCGCCCCACCGTGATCGTGTCGAACCTGGACGCCAAGGCATTGCCAGCCGCTATCGGAGAGCGCTGCGCAGATCGTCTTCGGGAGGGCGGGGTGATCGTCATCCCGTTCGAGTGGGAATCGCAGCGCGGTAAGGAGGGTTTCTGA
- a CDS encoding YdaU family protein codes for MAALPYMQLYVADYLADTMHLNTEEHGAYLLLIFNYWQTGKPIPVSRLARIARLSDERWTVVERSLNEFFNERSGEWVHDRIERDLQAVHATQTQRSAAGKASAEARAARAQARKTKTVNARSTPVEIPLNENSTIRDTDTDTDTEEDQKPARARKTNSTKFDPLSARPENVSEQAWADWCQHRREIHKPLTAKSCEQQAKALEGHVCPDQVLSNSISNGWTGIFPEKTTGNVHQLPSRHSGFSDRDYTAGLIPREDGTYAF; via the coding sequence ATGGCCGCTCTTCCGTACATGCAACTCTATGTTGCCGACTACCTGGCCGACACCATGCACCTCAACACTGAGGAGCACGGCGCCTATCTGTTATTGATCTTCAACTACTGGCAGACCGGAAAGCCGATCCCGGTGTCTCGTCTAGCCCGTATTGCGCGGCTTTCAGACGAGCGATGGACGGTCGTTGAACGCTCGTTGAACGAGTTTTTCAACGAGCGTTCAGGTGAGTGGGTTCATGACCGGATTGAGCGTGATTTGCAGGCTGTCCACGCCACCCAAACACAGCGTAGCGCAGCCGGAAAGGCTTCTGCTGAGGCGCGAGCGGCACGTGCTCAGGCCAGGAAAACAAAGACTGTGAACGCGCGTTCAACGCCCGTTGAAATTCCGTTGAACGAAAACTCAACGATAAGAGATACAGATACAGATACAGATACAGAAGAAGATCAAAAGCCTGCGCGTGCTCGAAAAACAAATTCCACAAAATTCGATCCTCTCTCTGCCCGGCCAGAAAACGTCTCCGAGCAGGCCTGGGCCGATTGGTGCCAGCACCGCCGGGAAATCCACAAGCCACTGACCGCCAAGAGCTGCGAGCAGCAGGCCAAGGCACTGGAAGGGCACGTATGCCCAGATCAAGTCCTATCCAACTCAATTTCCAACGGCTGGACTGGGATATTTCCGGAAAAGACCACTGGCAACGTCCACCAGCTGCCATCCCGGCATTCTGGTTTCTCTGATCGCGATTACACCGCTGGCCTGATCCCTCGGGAGGATGGCACCTATGCCTTCTGA
- a CDS encoding CII family transcriptional regulator, which yields MSADKLSPEQDARARKNYGQLMQKLASAGNLAVAEAVGVDESTISRMKPEKFQEFAKILAVLDLKIVPNEMKCFDEKEIAAILQLARSRMVDIESVEQLEWD from the coding sequence ATGAGCGCCGATAAATTAAGCCCTGAACAGGATGCAAGGGCACGCAAGAACTACGGCCAGCTCATGCAGAAGCTTGCATCGGCCGGAAATCTTGCGGTAGCGGAAGCGGTAGGAGTCGATGAATCGACTATTAGCCGGATGAAGCCCGAGAAGTTCCAGGAGTTCGCCAAGATCCTGGCTGTGCTCGATCTGAAGATTGTCCCGAACGAAATGAAGTGCTTCGACGAGAAAGAGATCGCCGCGATTCTCCAACTCGCTCGTTCGCGGATGGTGGACATCGAAAGCGTTGAACAACTTGAGTGGGACTGA
- a CDS encoding helix-turn-helix domain-containing protein — protein sequence MNIGDRILAEMASRDWSEGELSRRSGVTQPTIHRIVSGESENPRQANIEKIAKALRLPSDWLWRGGPRPSSNGDSGTQSIDDGFNLQNTVHSYSVPLISLSQALNWISGDYKMSDLSEENRLPCPVMVGARAFAFLMPNDSMVGSRNEKPIYEGAAVFIDPDLSAEAGNTVLASIDGRPPIIGVLIEHGGKLYVKPANVQFEKEEVSKETKGWYLGRAVFTGHFL from the coding sequence ATGAATATTGGAGATCGAATACTCGCTGAAATGGCCTCCAGGGACTGGAGCGAGGGCGAGCTTAGTAGGCGTTCTGGGGTTACCCAGCCAACGATTCATCGAATCGTTTCTGGCGAATCAGAGAACCCACGACAAGCGAATATTGAAAAAATCGCTAAGGCCTTGCGACTGCCAAGTGATTGGCTATGGAGAGGTGGACCAAGACCATCAAGTAATGGGGATTCTGGGACGCAGTCGATAGATGATGGCTTTAATTTACAAAATACTGTGCACTCATACAGTGTTCCGCTAATCTCACTGAGCCAGGCTTTGAACTGGATTTCAGGGGATTACAAGATGTCAGACCTCAGCGAAGAGAACCGTCTGCCTTGTCCTGTCATGGTTGGAGCGCGGGCTTTTGCCTTTCTTATGCCAAATGACTCGATGGTAGGATCAAGGAACGAAAAACCAATATATGAAGGAGCCGCGGTCTTCATAGATCCTGATCTTTCAGCAGAGGCAGGGAACACAGTCCTTGCCTCCATCGATGGTCGGCCACCGATTATTGGTGTCCTCATAGAACACGGCGGCAAGCTGTACGTTAAGCCAGCAAACGTACAGTTCGAAAAAGAGGAGGTCAGTAAAGAAACCAAAGGATGGTACCTAGGCCGTGCCGTTTTTACTGGTCATTTCCTATAA
- a CDS encoding DUF1566 domain-containing protein, with protein MNAEQSIQPPAIGDIWPGQGGIYGGLRQYPEGLCHVIFAAEDVGRHAYGDYGVSTKATSRTDGRANTAILIARKGKHPAAIAAVAYTADGHADFYLPAIGELHHVWQYAPESFATNWYYISSSQYSADIAYYMDFGVGWLFYGVKLYERVVRPVRRFLQ; from the coding sequence ATGAACGCAGAACAGAGCATCCAGCCGCCAGCCATTGGCGACATCTGGCCAGGTCAAGGCGGTATCTATGGCGGCCTTCGCCAATACCCCGAAGGTCTGTGTCACGTGATCTTCGCCGCCGAAGACGTTGGGCGACACGCATACGGCGACTACGGCGTATCAACTAAAGCCACCAGCCGCACCGACGGCCGCGCCAACACTGCAATCCTGATCGCTCGCAAGGGCAAGCATCCTGCCGCCATCGCCGCGGTTGCTTACACCGCCGATGGGCACGCCGACTTCTACTTGCCAGCGATTGGCGAACTTCACCATGTATGGCAGTACGCGCCTGAGTCATTCGCCACTAATTGGTACTACATCTCGTCTTCGCAGTACTCAGCCGACATCGCCTACTACATGGACTTCGGAGTTGGCTGGCTCTTCTACGGCGTCAAGCTCTACGAGCGCGTGGTGCGCCCTGTCCGCAGATTCCTTCAGTAA
- a CDS encoding DUF551 domain-containing protein, which produces MSEWSSVNNPPPQAGTYLLLLGDQSMAVGYLDAWREWWPSGVYATYDGCGTVAFDSKPTHWQPLPAPPTE; this is translated from the coding sequence ATGAGCGAGTGGAGTTCTGTAAATAACCCGCCGCCACAAGCAGGTACCTACCTGCTCCTGCTTGGCGACCAAAGCATGGCCGTCGGTTACCTGGATGCCTGGCGTGAATGGTGGCCAAGTGGTGTCTATGCAACATACGACGGTTGCGGAACAGTTGCTTTCGACTCTAAGCCGACTCACTGGCAGCCACTCCCCGCCCCGCCCACCGAGTAA
- a CDS encoding siphovirus Gp157 family protein — MSALYTITEQFKQLAVLAETADEDLAIALRDTMEGIEGEFQEKGQAIAMVTLNLDGDLEAIQSQIDRLTERKRVITNRRESLKEYLRQNMEASGITKIAHPLFTITCGKGKPIVVIDDEKAIPDEFMRTSVSSIPDKAQIAKAIKEGSDVPGAHTEIGKSSISIK, encoded by the coding sequence ATGAGTGCTCTCTACACAATTACTGAACAGTTCAAGCAACTGGCAGTCCTGGCCGAGACTGCCGACGAGGATCTGGCTATAGCCCTACGCGACACCATGGAGGGGATCGAGGGAGAGTTTCAGGAGAAGGGCCAAGCAATCGCCATGGTGACTCTGAACCTTGATGGCGACCTGGAGGCGATTCAATCGCAGATCGACAGGCTTACAGAGCGTAAACGGGTTATCACCAATCGCCGCGAGAGCCTAAAGGAATACCTGCGACAGAACATGGAAGCATCAGGGATAACCAAGATTGCACACCCCCTATTCACCATCACCTGCGGCAAGGGCAAGCCGATCGTAGTGATTGATGACGAGAAGGCTATTCCTGACGAGTTTATGAGGACCTCTGTATCCAGCATCCCGGATAAAGCGCAGATCGCTAAGGCCATCAAGGAAGGGTCAGACGTTCCTGGTGCTCACACAGAGATCGGAAAAAGCTCTATCAGTATCAAGTGA